Genomic window (Wenzhouxiangella marina):
GGGCCTGGCCGGGCATGACCAGGTAGCGCTCGATCTCACTGACCACGTCGGTCCGGGCCATGCCCGTTTTCTCGACCATGTATTCGATGGCCTGTTCGCGCGTCCAGCGCCGGTAATGCATGCCCGTGTCGACGACCAGGCGGACGGCCCGGAACTGCTCGGCCTGCAGGCGCCCGAGATTGTCCAGGGGGTCGTTCTGAAAGCCCGCCTCCCAGGCCACACGCTCGGCATACAGCGCCCAGCCCTCGGAATACGCCGTGAACGGCAGCATCCGGCGGAACATGGGCACGCCGGTCAGCTCCTGTTGCAGCGCGATCTGGAAGTGATGCCCCGGGATGGCCTCGTGATAGGCCAGGGTTCTCAAACCGAAGCGCGGGTGCTCCTCGACATGCTTGAGCTTGGCGAAGAACACGCCCGGCCGCGAACCATCCATCGCCGGCCTGGAGTAGTAGGCACCGGCCGAACCGTCTTCGGCGTATTCGGGCACTCGGCGCACCTCGACGCCGGCGGCGGGGCGCACGTCGAACCAGTCATCCAGGCCACCGTCGATCTCGGTGATGATCTCGCGGAACGCATCGAGAATGGCTTCGCGACCGGCATCGGAGTCCTCGAACAGTTGATCGGGATCCCGACTCAGAGCCTGCACCCGCTCACCGACACTGCCCTCGCAGCGGCCGACGCTGCACAGGATGGCGTCCATCTCCGCCTCGATCCGGGCCACTTCGGCCAGGCCGATCTGATGCACGTCTTCGGGCGTGTAGTCCGTGGTCGTGTGCCAGCGAACCGCCCAGGCATAGTAGTCATCGCCATCAGGCAATCGCCAGACACCATCATTGCTGCGCGCCCGAAGCAGCAGCGCATCCTGATAGGCGATCAGCGACTCGTAGGCAGGATAGACGGCCTCGCGAATCACCTCGGCCAGCTCGCCCGGCAGGGCCCGACGA
Coding sequences:
- a CDS encoding DUF885 domain-containing protein; the encoded protein is MIKRIFKWGGLTVAALILLLGALVVNVVWFKPVTLNLFFERTFLQFGLDSPQALTSIGLFDALPIKFYQGKLDEVSIERQEAMDAWVEDSLTTLRRYDRSDYEGQEALSYDIFEWFLARQVEGQRWSWHDFPLHQMRGIHTGLPNFMLQVHPVRNEQDVDFYLARLAGFPEAFAGTVEVLEEHERRGVVAPRFAIEKTLESMREFIEQPVEDNPLYAEFLERVDAIEGFPEGRRRALPGELAEVIREAVYPAYESLIAYQDALLLRARSNDGVWRLPDGDDYYAWAVRWHTTTDYTPEDVHQIGLAEVARIEAEMDAILCSVGRCEGSVGERVQALSRDPDQLFEDSDAGREAILDAFREIITEIDGGLDDWFDVRPAAGVEVRRVPEYAEDGSAGAYYSRPAMDGSRPGVFFAKLKHVEEHPRFGLRTLAYHEAIPGHHFQIALQQELTGVPMFRRMLPFTAYSEGWALYAERVAWEAGFQNDPLDNLGRLQAEQFRAVRLVVDTGMHYRRWTREQAIEYMVEKTGMARTDVVSEIERYLVMPGQALAYKVGMMKLLELRDRARAELGERFDIRQFHNRILMNGSMPLDIVESVIDEWIEERLNDPV